Genomic segment of Candidatus Bathyarchaeota archaeon:
TTACAACTTTCTTATTAATGCACATAACGCCCGTAACTTGTCTTAATATTGCGCGCGCGGATTAAGCGTTTAGAGTAAAATCTATAACCAACTTCCTAAGTTGGAAAACAAAGCTTAAAGAAAACGACTTAGAAATAGTCTTAACTTTCAGCGGTGAAAAAATGTGGCTAAATCCTTCACTCACCCTTACATTCCAAACTCTATTCCAAAAATAAAAGAGGAAATGATGAGGAGTATTGGAATCCAGAGCATAGAAGAACTTTACGCAGATGTTCCTCAAAGGTTTAAGTTAAAAAGAAGACTTGATCTCCCTAGCTCAACGTCAGAACAGGAAGTTAAAAGACTTGTTGAAACCATCCTATCCAAAAACAAGACTTTCCAAGACATGCCTATCTTTTTAGGCGCGGGTTGCTGGCCTCACTACGTGCCCGCAGCCGTTGAAACCACTATTCAACGAACAGAACTCTTCACATCCTACACTCCATATCAACCGGAGGTTTCCCAAGGAATGTTGCAAGCACTTTTTGAGTATCAAAGCATGATCTGCGAAATCACTGCGATGGAGGTGGCCAACTGCTCTATGTATGATTGGGCATCCGCTCTCGGTGAAGCTGTACGTATGGCCGCTCGACTAACCCATCGAACCGAAGCCCTTATTCCCAAGATTATTCATCCTGAAAGAAAAGCGACACTGAAAACGTACACCGAGCCTATAGGAATACGCATCGAGTCTGTCGACTATGAATCAGAAACTGGACAACTTGATATTGAAGACTTGAAAACAAAGATTTCAGAAAAAACCGCCTCCGTGTATGTCGAAAACCCAGCATACCTTGGCTTTATTGAAACGCAAGCTGAAGACATCGCTGAAATAGTACACAGCCACGGGGCATTGTTCATCGTTGGAGTTGACCCCATCTCCCTTGGCGTATTGAAACCACCAGGTGAATACGGCGCGGACATTGTGGTCGGTGAGGGCCAACCGCTTGGGAATCCCATGAACTATGGTGGGCCGTTACTTGGTATATTTGCTTGCCGGGACGACATGCGACTAATCAGACAACTGCCCGGTCGCACAGTTGGTATGACGAACACTGTTGATGGAAAGAAAAGAGGATTCTGTATGGCTCTACAAACCAGGGAGCAACATATTAGAAGAGAGAAGGCTACATCCAACATCTGCTCTAACGAATCTTTATGTGCGGTTGCCTCTGCAGTTTACCTAGCCTTGCTTGGCCCCAGGGGCATGAGAGAGTTAGGTGAAGCAATCCTGTGCAAAGCACGTTACGCGATGCAGCTTTTGGCGAAAATAGATGGAATCACAACGCCTATGTTCAAGTCTGCGCACTTCAAAGAATTTACAGTGAATTTTGATCAAACGGGGAAAACCGCGCGCGACGTACATGAAAGGCTTTTGCAACATCAGGTTCACGGAGGAAAGAATATTGCGAAGGAGTTTCCAGAGTTGGGTGAAACCGCGTTGTACTGCGTCACTGAAATGCATTCGAAAGAGGATGTTGATCGCCTCGCTTGGGCTTTAGAGGCAATTTTGGAGGAGAAATCGTAAATGTTTAGGCAAGCACGTTGGAATGAACGAATGATCTTCGAGTTAGGGTGCTCTGGAAGAAGAGGCTGCACTATACCGAAAGTTAAGAAAGAAATTCAACGCGTAGTCGGAGACACAAAGGCATTTTTGCCGGAGAAGTTGCGAAGGAAAACGCTTCCAAAGTTGCCGGAGCTTTCAGAGGTAGAAGTGGTGAGGCACTACGTTCGTTTGTCTCAGATGAATTTTGGTGTTGATTCGGGCTTTTATCCGCTGGGAAGCTGCACTATGAAATATAACCCGAAAATCGATGAAGTCCTCGCTAAATTGCCTTCTATAACCTTGATTCATCCATATCAAGATGAACGAACGGTTCAGGGCGTGCTTGGAATCATGTATCGGCTCTCTAGATGGCTGGCGGAGATTACTGGCACACACGAAGTGAGTTTGCAGCCGGCAGCTGGGGCTCACGGAGAATTCTTGGGTACGTTGATCATGCGGGCTTATCACAAATTGAACGATGAGCTTGAAAAGAGAACTGAACTTGTTGTGCCTGATTCTGCACATGGCACCAATCCTGCGAGTGGAACTATGGGAGGGTTCAAGGTTGTGGTCGTTCCTTCCGATGAAGATGGTTGTGTCGATCTTGAAGCGTTAAGAACCGCTGTTTCAGAACGTACAGCAGGATTGATGTTGACAAACCCGAATACACTGGGGATTTTCGAGAAAAAC
This window contains:
- a CDS encoding aminomethyl-transferring glycine dehydrogenase subunit GcvPA, giving the protein MAKSFTHPYIPNSIPKIKEEMMRSIGIQSIEELYADVPQRFKLKRRLDLPSSTSEQEVKRLVETILSKNKTFQDMPIFLGAGCWPHYVPAAVETTIQRTELFTSYTPYQPEVSQGMLQALFEYQSMICEITAMEVANCSMYDWASALGEAVRMAARLTHRTEALIPKIIHPERKATLKTYTEPIGIRIESVDYESETGQLDIEDLKTKISEKTASVYVENPAYLGFIETQAEDIAEIVHSHGALFIVGVDPISLGVLKPPGEYGADIVVGEGQPLGNPMNYGGPLLGIFACRDDMRLIRQLPGRTVGMTNTVDGKKRGFCMALQTREQHIRREKATSNICSNESLCAVASAVYLALLGPRGMRELGEAILCKARYAMQLLAKIDGITTPMFKSAHFKEFTVNFDQTGKTARDVHERLLQHQVHGGKNIAKEFPELGETALYCVTEMHSKEDVDRLAWALEAILEEKS